One stretch of Lemur catta isolate mLemCat1 chromosome 2, mLemCat1.pri, whole genome shotgun sequence DNA includes these proteins:
- the LOC123631624 gene encoding TSC22 domain family protein 4 isoform X1, protein MSGGKKKSSFQITSVTTDYEGPGSPGGPDPPALPAPTGPPPRLPNGEPSPDPGGKGTPRNGSPPPGAPASRFRVVKLPHGLGEPYRRGRWTCVDVYERDLEPPSFGRLLEGIRGASGGTGGRSLDSRLELASFGLGAPVPQSGLSQGPTSLLCPPPTSPGPQARSFTGGLGQLAVPGKAKVETPPLSASPPQQRPPEPGTGDSAGTSRAATPLPSLRVEVEAGGSAAGTPPLSRRKDGDMRLRMELVAPEEMGQVPALDSRPSSPALYFFPDTSLVHKSPDPFGAAAQSLSLARSMLAISGHLDSDDDSGSGSLVGIDNKIEQAMDLVKSHLMFAVREEVEVLKEQIRDLAERNAALEQENGLLRALASPEQLAQLPSSGVPRLGPPAPNGPSV, encoded by the exons ATGAGTGGGGGCAAGAAGAAGAGTAGTTTCCAAATCACCAGCGTCACCACGGACTACGAGggcccagggagcccagggggTCCAGatccccctgccctgccagctCCCACAGGGCCCCCACCCCGCCTGCCCAATGGGGAGCCCAGCCCTGATCCAGGGGGCAAGGGCACCCCCCGGAATGGCTCCCCACCGCCTGGGGCCCCTGCCTCTCGTTTCCGGGTAGTGAAGCTGCCCCACGGCCTGGGAGAGCCTTATCGCCGAGGTCGTTGGACGTGTGTGGATGTTTACGAGAGAGACCTGGAGCCCCCCAGCTTTGGCCGACTCCTGGAGGGAATTCGAGGGGCCTCAGGGGGCACTGGGGGCCGATCTTTGGATTCCAGGTTGGAGCTGGCCAGCTTTGGCCTGGGCGCCCCTGTCCCACAGTCAGGCCTGTCTCAAGGCCCCACCTCCTTGCTttgcccaccccccacctcccctggaCCTCAGGCCCGCTCCTTCACTGGGGGGCTGGGCCAGCTGGCGGTACCTGGCAAAGCCAAAGTGGAGACACCCCCCCTgtcagcctccccaccccagcagcgCCCCCCAGAGCCTGGGACCGGGGATAGCGCAGGCACTTCCAGGGCTGCCACACCCCTGCCTTCCTTGAGGGTAGAAGTGGAGGCTGGGGGCTCAGCAGCTGGGACCCCTCCACTGTCTCGAAGGAAGGATGGAGACATGCGGCTGAGGATGGAGTTGGTTGCTCCAGAGGAGATGGGGCAG gtGCCAGCACTCGACTCTCGCCCCAGTTCCCCGGCTCTCTACTTCTTCCCTGATACCAGTCTTGTTCACAAGTCTCCAGACCCCTTTGGGGCTGCAGCCCAGAGCCTCAGCCTGGCCCGCTCCATGTTGGCCATCAGTGGTCACCTGGACAGCGATGACGATAG TGGCTCCGGAAGCCTGGTTGGCATTGACAACAAGATCGAACAAGCCATG GACTTGGTGAAGTCCCACCTCATGTTTGCGGTCcgggaggaggtggaggtgctGAAGGAGCAGATCCGGGACCTGGCCGAGCGGAATGCCGCGCTGGAGCAGGAGAATGGACTGCTGCGTGCCCTGGCCAGCCCGGAGCAGCTGGCCCAGCTGCCCTCCTCGGGGGTCCCACGGCTTGGGCCCCCCGCGCCCAATGGGCCCTCCGTCTGA
- the LOC123631624 gene encoding uncharacterized protein C7orf61 isoform X3, with product MAAVMRFFRWVKRAWQKLTCWIFFWKPKVRPTILDYCGSKKRALKGVEKTPKAVETCKFVEPSREDKLPRMDMPPQLAEPCVLAKARDGTKMELGGEGRSLLRLPRTAVQSVSTLMVSVLQTGWQMCSWKSSVSSASITSQVMTPSPLQTPEAELLREVYLVLWAIRKQLRQLSRRQERRRRCHIRTHTPPRSHPVQCLKQDAQSPL from the exons ATGGCTGCTGTCATGAGATTCTTCCGATGGGTTAAGCGGGCTTGGCAAAAGTTGACTTGCTGG ATTTTCTTCTGGAAGCCAAAAGTTAGGCCAACCATCTTGGATTACTGTGGCTCCAAGAAACGCGCATTGAAGGGGGTGGAGAAGACTCCCAAGGCAGTTGAGACCTGCAAGTTTGTCGAGCCCTCCAGAGAGGATAAGCTCCCCAGGATGGATATGCCCCCTCAGCTGGCTGAGCCTTGTGTGTTGGCCAAGGCAAGAGACGGGACCAAGATGGAGCTGGGTGGTGAGGGTCGATCCCTGCTGCGGCTGCCCCGGACGGCTGTTCAGTCCGTTTCCACGCTCATGGTCTCCGTCCTACAGACCGGCTGGCAAATGTGCAGCTGGAAG tCATCTGTGAGTTCTGCATCCATTACCTCCCAAGTGATGACCCCATCCCCGTTGCAGACACCGGAGGCTGAGTTGCTGCGGGAAGTGTACCTGGTGCTGTGGGCCATTCGGAAACAGCTACGACAGCTGTCCCGCAGGCAGGAGAGGCGCAGACGGTGCCACATCCGGACCCACACTCCCCCCAGATCTCACCCAGTTCAGTGCCTGAAACAGGATGCCCAAAGTCCCCTCTAG
- the LOC123631624 gene encoding TSC22 domain family protein 4 isoform X2: MSGGKKKSSFQITSVTTDYEGPGSPGGPDPPALPAPTGPPPRLPNGEPSPDPGGKGTPRNGSPPPGAPASRFRVVKLPHGLGEPYRRGRWTCVDVYERDLEPPSFGRLLEGIRGASGGTGGRSLDSRLELASFGLGAPVPQSGLSQGPTSLLCPPPTSPGPQARSFTGGLGQLAVPGKAKVETPPLSASPPQQRPPEPGTGDSAGTSRAATPLPSLRVEVEAGGSAAGTPPLSRRKDGDMRLRMELVAPEEMGQVPALDSRPSSPALYFFPDTSLVHKSPDPFGAAAQSLSLARSMLAISGHLDSDDDSGSGSLVGIDNKIEQAMIFFWKPKVRPTILDYCGSKKRALKGVEKTPKAVETCKFVEPSREDKLPRMDMPPQLAEPCVLAKARDGTKMELGGEGRSLLRLPRTAVQSVSTLMVSVLQTGWQMCSWKSSVSSASITSQVMTPSPLQTPEAELLREVYLVLWAIRKQLRQLSRRQERRRRCHIRTHTPPRSHPVQCLKQDAQSPL, from the exons ATGAGTGGGGGCAAGAAGAAGAGTAGTTTCCAAATCACCAGCGTCACCACGGACTACGAGggcccagggagcccagggggTCCAGatccccctgccctgccagctCCCACAGGGCCCCCACCCCGCCTGCCCAATGGGGAGCCCAGCCCTGATCCAGGGGGCAAGGGCACCCCCCGGAATGGCTCCCCACCGCCTGGGGCCCCTGCCTCTCGTTTCCGGGTAGTGAAGCTGCCCCACGGCCTGGGAGAGCCTTATCGCCGAGGTCGTTGGACGTGTGTGGATGTTTACGAGAGAGACCTGGAGCCCCCCAGCTTTGGCCGACTCCTGGAGGGAATTCGAGGGGCCTCAGGGGGCACTGGGGGCCGATCTTTGGATTCCAGGTTGGAGCTGGCCAGCTTTGGCCTGGGCGCCCCTGTCCCACAGTCAGGCCTGTCTCAAGGCCCCACCTCCTTGCTttgcccaccccccacctcccctggaCCTCAGGCCCGCTCCTTCACTGGGGGGCTGGGCCAGCTGGCGGTACCTGGCAAAGCCAAAGTGGAGACACCCCCCCTgtcagcctccccaccccagcagcgCCCCCCAGAGCCTGGGACCGGGGATAGCGCAGGCACTTCCAGGGCTGCCACACCCCTGCCTTCCTTGAGGGTAGAAGTGGAGGCTGGGGGCTCAGCAGCTGGGACCCCTCCACTGTCTCGAAGGAAGGATGGAGACATGCGGCTGAGGATGGAGTTGGTTGCTCCAGAGGAGATGGGGCAG gtGCCAGCACTCGACTCTCGCCCCAGTTCCCCGGCTCTCTACTTCTTCCCTGATACCAGTCTTGTTCACAAGTCTCCAGACCCCTTTGGGGCTGCAGCCCAGAGCCTCAGCCTGGCCCGCTCCATGTTGGCCATCAGTGGTCACCTGGACAGCGATGACGATAG TGGCTCCGGAAGCCTGGTTGGCATTGACAACAAGATCGAACAAGCCATG ATTTTCTTCTGGAAGCCAAAAGTTAGGCCAACCATCTTGGATTACTGTGGCTCCAAGAAACGCGCATTGAAGGGGGTGGAGAAGACTCCCAAGGCAGTTGAGACCTGCAAGTTTGTCGAGCCCTCCAGAGAGGATAAGCTCCCCAGGATGGATATGCCCCCTCAGCTGGCTGAGCCTTGTGTGTTGGCCAAGGCAAGAGACGGGACCAAGATGGAGCTGGGTGGTGAGGGTCGATCCCTGCTGCGGCTGCCCCGGACGGCTGTTCAGTCCGTTTCCACGCTCATGGTCTCCGTCCTACAGACCGGCTGGCAAATGTGCAGCTGGAAG tCATCTGTGAGTTCTGCATCCATTACCTCCCAAGTGATGACCCCATCCCCGTTGCAGACACCGGAGGCTGAGTTGCTGCGGGAAGTGTACCTGGTGCTGTGGGCCATTCGGAAACAGCTACGACAGCTGTCCCGCAGGCAGGAGAGGCGCAGACGGTGCCACATCCGGACCCACACTCCCCCCAGATCTCACCCAGTTCAGTGCCTGAAACAGGATGCCCAAAGTCCCCTCTAG